The Lemur catta isolate mLemCat1 chromosome 8, mLemCat1.pri, whole genome shotgun sequence genome has a segment encoding these proteins:
- the BOK gene encoding bcl-2-related ovarian killer protein isoform X1, protein MGRAAAPATGQRQGQQAGAAPFARVPAMEVLRRSSVLAAEIMDAFDRSPTDKELVAQAKALGREFVHARLLRAGLAWSAPERAALVPGGRLAEVCAVLLRLGDELELIRPSVYRNVARQLHISLQSEPVVTDAFLAVAGHIFSAGITWGKVVSLYAVAAGLAVDCVRQAQPAMVHALVDCLGEFVRKTLATWLRRRGGWTDVLKCVVSTDPGLRSHWLVAALCRACRLLRAALFMLLPER, encoded by the exons ATGGGCAGGGCAGCGGCACCGGCCACTGGCCAGCGGCAGGGCCAGCAAGCGG GTGCGGCGCCCTTCGCCCGCGTCCCCGCCATGGAGGTGCTGCGGCGCTCCTCGGTCCTGGCCGCCGAGATCATGGACGCCTTTGACCGCTCGCCCACCGACAAGGAGCTGGTGGCCCAGGCCAAGGCGCTGGGCAGGGAGTTCGTGCACGCGCGGCTGCTGCGCGCCGGCCTCGCCTGGAGCGCGCCCGAGCGCGCCGCGCTCGTCCCCGGAGGCCGTCTGGCGGAGGTGTGCGCGGTGCTGCTGCGCTTGG GGGACGAGCTGGAGCTGATCCGGCCCAGCGTGTACCGCAACGTGGCGCGGCAGCTGCACATCTCCCTGCAGTCCGAGCCCGTGGTGACCGACGCCTTTCTGGCCGTGGCAGGCCACATCTTCTCTGCAG GCATCACCTGGGGCAAGGTGGTGTCCCTGTACGCGGTGGCTGCGGGGCTGGCCGTGGACTGCGTGCGGCAGGCCCAGCCGGCCATGGTCCACGCCCTCGTCGACTGCCTGGGAGAGTTTGTGCGCAAGACCCTGGCGACCTGGCTGCGGAGGCGCGGAGGATGG ACTGACGTCCTCAAGTGCGTGGTCAGCACAGACCCCGGCCTCCGCTCCCACTGGCTGGTGGCCGCGCTCTGCCGCGCCTGCCGCCTTCTGAGGGCCGCCCTCTTCATGCTGCTGCCGGAGAGATGA
- the BOK gene encoding bcl-2-related ovarian killer protein isoform X2, giving the protein MEVLRRSSVLAAEIMDAFDRSPTDKELVAQAKALGREFVHARLLRAGLAWSAPERAALVPGGRLAEVCAVLLRLGDELELIRPSVYRNVARQLHISLQSEPVVTDAFLAVAGHIFSAGITWGKVVSLYAVAAGLAVDCVRQAQPAMVHALVDCLGEFVRKTLATWLRRRGGWTDVLKCVVSTDPGLRSHWLVAALCRACRLLRAALFMLLPER; this is encoded by the exons ATGGAGGTGCTGCGGCGCTCCTCGGTCCTGGCCGCCGAGATCATGGACGCCTTTGACCGCTCGCCCACCGACAAGGAGCTGGTGGCCCAGGCCAAGGCGCTGGGCAGGGAGTTCGTGCACGCGCGGCTGCTGCGCGCCGGCCTCGCCTGGAGCGCGCCCGAGCGCGCCGCGCTCGTCCCCGGAGGCCGTCTGGCGGAGGTGTGCGCGGTGCTGCTGCGCTTGG GGGACGAGCTGGAGCTGATCCGGCCCAGCGTGTACCGCAACGTGGCGCGGCAGCTGCACATCTCCCTGCAGTCCGAGCCCGTGGTGACCGACGCCTTTCTGGCCGTGGCAGGCCACATCTTCTCTGCAG GCATCACCTGGGGCAAGGTGGTGTCCCTGTACGCGGTGGCTGCGGGGCTGGCCGTGGACTGCGTGCGGCAGGCCCAGCCGGCCATGGTCCACGCCCTCGTCGACTGCCTGGGAGAGTTTGTGCGCAAGACCCTGGCGACCTGGCTGCGGAGGCGCGGAGGATGG ACTGACGTCCTCAAGTGCGTGGTCAGCACAGACCCCGGCCTCCGCTCCCACTGGCTGGTGGCCGCGCTCTGCCGCGCCTGCCGCCTTCTGAGGGCCGCCCTCTTCATGCTGCTGCCGGAGAGATGA
- the BOK gene encoding bcl-2-related ovarian killer protein isoform X3: MGRAAAPATGQRQGQQAGAAPFARVPAMEVLRRSSVLAAEIMDAFDRSPTDKELVAQAKALGREFVHARLLRAGLAWSAPERAALVPGGRLAEVCAVLLRLGITWGKVVSLYAVAAGLAVDCVRQAQPAMVHALVDCLGEFVRKTLATWLRRRGGWTDVLKCVVSTDPGLRSHWLVAALCRACRLLRAALFMLLPER; encoded by the exons ATGGGCAGGGCAGCGGCACCGGCCACTGGCCAGCGGCAGGGCCAGCAAGCGG GTGCGGCGCCCTTCGCCCGCGTCCCCGCCATGGAGGTGCTGCGGCGCTCCTCGGTCCTGGCCGCCGAGATCATGGACGCCTTTGACCGCTCGCCCACCGACAAGGAGCTGGTGGCCCAGGCCAAGGCGCTGGGCAGGGAGTTCGTGCACGCGCGGCTGCTGCGCGCCGGCCTCGCCTGGAGCGCGCCCGAGCGCGCCGCGCTCGTCCCCGGAGGCCGTCTGGCGGAGGTGTGCGCGGTGCTGCTGCGCTTGG GCATCACCTGGGGCAAGGTGGTGTCCCTGTACGCGGTGGCTGCGGGGCTGGCCGTGGACTGCGTGCGGCAGGCCCAGCCGGCCATGGTCCACGCCCTCGTCGACTGCCTGGGAGAGTTTGTGCGCAAGACCCTGGCGACCTGGCTGCGGAGGCGCGGAGGATGG ACTGACGTCCTCAAGTGCGTGGTCAGCACAGACCCCGGCCTCCGCTCCCACTGGCTGGTGGCCGCGCTCTGCCGCGCCTGCCGCCTTCTGAGGGCCGCCCTCTTCATGCTGCTGCCGGAGAGATGA